GGAGTTTCCCCCGGGGAAAAGCCTCCGGTTATGGCCCTCGGCGATTACCATCATCATCATAGGGTTTCGTTCATTTCCCACATCATGGCGTTTTCTTCCTCCAACACCATCAATTAGCCTCGATTCCATCTGCCCGGTCTGAAGCACATTAAGGGACTGTTGATATTGTAGAATTTTAGTCGTTTCATTCGCTTCTGAGTCACGGAGGCTCAACAGAGAAAAATAGGGGAGTGTTCAAAAAGGCCGGTCCAGCAAGGCCGCAGCCGCTTGGACGAGCGGAGCGTACGGAGGAGTACGTGAGCACGGCCTAGGGGCGAGAACGCCGCTGGCGGCATTTTTCAACACTCCCATTAAACCATTTTTCCATGGTCCCATTGCCGGTTTTCACAAGGCGTCAAGGCTACTCCATTCCTTCATACACCCGTGTCAGGTGTTGATTCGGTTTTGTTAGCGTCCATCACCCCTAACGTATTTTCACAGGCGTCCTGGGCATCAATTCCATGGTCAGCTCCAGAATGCGATCCATGTTCACCGTCCTTTCCACCGATGCCCTGGGAAAGGTGAGGCTCCAGATCAAAACGCCCGGAAGCAGGACCAGGAAAGCGATGCCGTAGGCAATGAAAGCCCTTTCGCTCCAAAGCCCAGAAAAGGAAATTTGAACCCCAGCAGCCGATGGTGTTGCTCCAAGGGATGGCCTGATGCCCTGCTCCGATTGTGACAGTTGCGCCAATCGCATCCCCGGGGTTTCCGATCGTATGGCAGCGAATGTCAAGGCCTGCAACTGGGTTTGGAGGGCAGAGTGTTTCGTCCCGTATACGTGCTCCATTGAAGCTTTCTGGACAATCGCCTGGCCCATCCGTTCCTGAAGAAGGGCATGCAGGCGTTGCCGGGATTGACTTTCCTGAGTGATCCATCGCCCCATTAAAGCCTGGCTTTCTCCATTGAACCGTTCTTGGCCCAACACGCCGTATTTCGCCGCAGTCTTGATTATCCGATCATTGACAGGCGCGTTGAGGGTATTGGCCGTCAACAGACCAGACCGGACACCCTGCCCTGTTAAGGTGACAATGGATTTCCCCATGAGATATTGAAGTCGACCTTCACGTTCCGCTTGTGCCTGGACCAGGCGGGATTGCACGATTTCGGGTATGGGGGCTTTGTGGTTAAACGCGTTGAGATTCCTGGAAGCGTGAGTCAGAGATGCCGTGACATCATCAATAGAGTTATTAAAGGCGTAGTCCAGCTTTGCCACTTCCACAATCCTTTCACCCATGCTGGTTTGGAGGGATTGCATCACACTCTTTGCCGTTATGGGATTATTCGCATTGGATGGGGGAGGGACTTCCCAGGACCCATAGCTGGCCACGACAAAAAATAACCCTCCCACAATCGTCGCGAACATGCCTACTGCGACTATCACATCTAAGGGATCCACTCTGGGTTTCATAAGTGCCACCTTTTCCTCTCCATCGGATGGGAAATTTCACATCCCCCTCTCCGACTATTTATTGAGATGAATCGCCCCAAAGACTGGGAGAAAATACTATCCGGATGTACCATGACCTTGCGGAGCACCCTCTCGCCCCGGCTTTCCAAACGTGACGGAACTTCCGCCATAGCATTGACAGCATCGACATCTTGATACGCTGATGCCTCTCTGGGAACCGGAGACACCTCAAAACCTGGCTGCCTAGGATCAGTGGCTCCCGGCGAACCACATTCGGGAACAACAGCCGCTCCCGTTTGATAGCCTGGGTAATCTGGTAACAGAGAAGAAATGGCAAGAGATGAAGGGTTGCCAAGAATTCCTCCTACGACGAGAATGACTATGATCGCCATACAGGTCATAGAATTTTCCTTCTTTTCCAAGGTCCTGTTCCCCCTATTCTTCTGAATCTTCTGATGAGTCATGGTGATTGCACTCTTCTTATTAATCCAGCACATTCGCGCCCAACCCTGCGGATCGCAACATATTTCTGACCGGTGTTGAAAGATTCAAAAAAAACATTTTGTCGGACATGAGATGTTGGAGAATAGCGGTCAGCGCATGGTTGGTGGTTCTCAGAGACGCGCAATCAAAAATTACGGGATGATCAAGACGTTGCATTATCAGGGCGAATTCCTCTTCCCATAACTCTGCGTTTTGTGTGGTAAGCGCACCCTCAATCTTAAACAACGTGAGTTGTTCGTTTTCGAAGACCTTGCGCATCCGAAAAAGTGGAATCAATGTTTCCGTCCAACTTTGCATGGATAGCGTGGACTCCCTCAATTAAAATCATTGACGAGCTGTATCCTTTAAGAATTATAAGAAGAAGCAAAAGTTGAACCGGTCCTATCGGCAGACAGAGACAACCAAAACATTACGATTTTTCAGGATTTTTTGAGGGAGAGGATGTTGAAAAATGGAAGGGATGTGTTGACGGATTGGTGATATTTCACCAAAGTGCTGAAATATCATCACGATTCTTTCTCATGGAATGAACGAGAGGAGGAAGGGACGATCCCGAATTTTCTCATTCGAGAAAGCAGCGTGCTCCGGTTGAGTCCCAAGAGAGCGGCTGCTCCATGAGGTCCACTCACCAGCCCTCCTGTCTTTTCCAGAGCTCTGAGGATATGAAGCCGTTCGTTTTCCTGGAGAGTCTGGATCTTCTCTTCCATGGGATGCATACCCGGAAACTGAAGAAAGCTGAGGTGGTGAGCAAGCAGCACACCTTTTTCGCAAAGAATGACCGCTCGTTCGAGAATATTGGCGAGTTCCCTGACATTTCCGGGCCATTCATAATGAACCAACCGATCCAGGACGGCCGGGTTAATTTCTTCGATTCGCTTTTCCAGTTGCTTGCTAAAACGTTCAACGTAATATTGGGTCAACAGGGGAATATCGTCTTTGAGATTCCGCAGTGGCGGCATCGCAATAGGAAACGTGTTAAGCCGGAAGAACAAGTCGGCCCGAAACGCACCGAGGCCCACCGCTTCTTCGAGATTCCGATTGGTAGCCGCGATGATGCGCACGTCGACATGATGGGTTTGGGTTCCCCCGACCCGTTCAAATTCATGTTCTTGAAGGACCCGAAGCAATTTGCTTTGCGTTTCCAGTGGGAGTTCCCCCACCTCGTCTAAAAAAATCGTGCCCCCGTGCGACAATTCGAAACGCCCCTTCATTTTGTCTGTGGCGCCGGTAAACGCGCCTTTTTCATGGCCGAAGAGTTCACTTTCTACCAGGCCGCTTGGCAACCCGGCGCAATTGACCTTCATCCAGATATGGTCTTTCCGGAGACTCAACCGATGGATGGCTCGGGCGGCTAATTCCTTGCCCGTCCCTGTTTCTCCGGTGATGAGCACGGTGGCATCTGTTTGAGCCACCTTGCGGATTTGCTCGAATACATGCTGCAAGGGCGAGGAGACTCCGATGATATCTTCAAACGATGGGATGTGAGCGAGCGGTCCCTTAAAAAGTGGAGAGACCGGGTGAGGGCGGGAGGATTCCATGCGATGACGCAGGCTCAAATCCCGCATAACGAGGGTATAACTA
Above is a window of Nitrospiraceae bacterium DNA encoding:
- a CDS encoding sigma 54-interacting transcriptional regulator; the protein is MVSFPLFRTFFNSSIHCRLHVLLALFLAGLFGMVAFTILGIQDQEVDALIIDLAGRQRMLQERHMKEVLMAQQYRKANSTPTTTELLETLETLLFGRKITVSWANDHEVTVPPAPTEAIRLAIQGQQELLVQFIARSDGFLKGAQDGPGENASALELLQLSDDIVAKADTLVTLYDAWASARISRLVQWQILLGVIVGLLGVLLIKQIRAGNRNLESEVLERKQSEKILRESEQRHIQVLDSAMDAIITIDQERCITFMNRAAATTFHISALEAKGEPLQRFLTPRSWKILHQHIEAHHSTSQVESYIWEQEGFMAQRATGEEFPVEATLSRANISGYNSYTLVMRDLSLRHRMESSRPHPVSPLFKGPLAHIPSFEDIIGVSSPLQHVFEQIRKVAQTDATVLITGETGTGKELAARAIHRLSLRKDHIWMKVNCAGLPSGLVESELFGHEKGAFTGATDKMKGRFELSHGGTIFLDEVGELPLETQSKLLRVLQEHEFERVGGTQTHHVDVRIIAATNRNLEEAVGLGAFRADLFFRLNTFPIAMPPLRNLKDDIPLLTQYYVERFSKQLEKRIEEINPAVLDRLVHYEWPGNVRELANILERAVILCEKGVLLAHHLSFLQFPGMHPMEEKIQTLQENERLHILRALEKTGGLVSGPHGAAALLGLNRSTLLSRMRKFGIVPSSSRSFHEKES